AGCCAAGGCCGCCGACCCGCACCATGTCACCACCTTGTTGGTAATAGGGATCGGGGTTGAACAGGTTATCGGCGACATCTTCCAGCACCACATGCAGGAATTCGCCGGTCATTTCCGTGCGATAAGCCTCGCCATAGGTCATGGAGGTGACGTTCCAGATGTCCTCGCGGGTGATGTCCTGACCGGGCAGGATCGATGGCCCCCAGCGCACGCCGGGGGACAGGGCGATATCCGCCTCGCGCTCGGAAATCAGCGCGTCACAGATCAGATCATCCCATGTCCCGTTGAAATTGCCGCGGCGGTAGAGCAGCTGGTCGTCTGCCGTCTGGCCAATTACTTCGGACAAGGCGCTTTCAAACGGGGCGCGCTGGGCGTCGATGACTTTGGTAACGTCAGGATCAGGTGTAATCACGTCAGAGAAAATCGGGATCAGCTTGTGACGGAAGCCGAGCATCCGGCCCTCGCGCACGTCCAGATCAACACGGCTGACAAATTTACCGTTGGAACCTGAGGCGACGATGATCGTATCCCCCACCAGCACAGGTTCGGGCAGGGCGTCATGGGTGTGGCCCGACAGGATCACGTCAATGCCAGTAACCTTGCCTGCCATCTGTTTGTCCACATCAAAGCCATTGTGAGACAGGCAGACCACCAGCCCGGCACCGGCGGCGCGGACCTCATCCACCATTTCCTGCATCCGTTCATCGCGGATACCAAATGAGTATTCGGGGAACATCCAGCCCGGATTGGCGATCGGCATATAGGGAAAAGCCTGACCGATGACAGCGATCTTGACGCCGCCGCGCTCAAAGAACTTGTAGGGTGGAAACAAATCTGTCGGTTCGTCCCATTCCGCGTCAAAGATATTCTGGCCAAGGGCAGCGAAGGGCAGGCCCTCTACGATCTCGGCCACGCGGTCAGATCCCAGCGTGAATTCCCAATGGAAAGTCATGGCATCCGGCTTTAACGCATTCATCACGTTGACCATGTCCTGACCTTCGGTGTGATAGCAGGTGTAGCTGCCGTGCCATGTGTCGCCGCCGTCCAGCAACAGGGCATCGGGGCGATCCGCACGGATGGCATTGATCACGGTTGAAACGCGGTCAAGCCCGCCGACCTTGCCGTAGCCCTTGGCCAGCGAAGCGAAATCATCATGGGTCAGTGCATAGGCAGTGGGGCTGCCATCCTCGATACCGTAAAGCTTGCGGAAATCCGCGCCGGTGATATGGGGCACCGCGCCCTTGTTGCCGCCAACGCCGATGTTGACCGAGGGTTCGCGAAAATAAAGTGGTTTAAGCTGCGCATGAATGTCGGTGACGTGGATCAGGGAGACATTGCCGAAGGTATCAAACTCCAACAGCTTGTCCTGCGTCAGCGACTGCTGTGCCGCCAGCCGTGCCCAATTGCCAAAACCGGACCCGCCATAAAGAGCGGCGGCGGCCATGCTGGTTTGCAAAAAATCACGGCGAGAAATCATGGCGGGGCTCCTGATGGCACATACATATGCGCATTTGTGAATTGGTTGGGGGTAAAAAAGCCCCACACCGATACCTCGGGCGGGGCTTTTGGATTAGTTGCGGACG
This DNA window, taken from Sulfitobacter pacificus, encodes the following:
- the soxB gene encoding thiosulfohydrolase SoxB codes for the protein MISRRDFLQTSMAAAALYGGSGFGNWARLAAQQSLTQDKLLEFDTFGNVSLIHVTDIHAQLKPLYFREPSVNIGVGGNKGAVPHITGADFRKLYGIEDGSPTAYALTHDDFASLAKGYGKVGGLDRVSTVINAIRADRPDALLLDGGDTWHGSYTCYHTEGQDMVNVMNALKPDAMTFHWEFTLGSDRVAEIVEGLPFAALGQNIFDAEWDEPTDLFPPYKFFERGGVKIAVIGQAFPYMPIANPGWMFPEYSFGIRDERMQEMVDEVRAAGAGLVVCLSHNGFDVDKQMAGKVTGIDVILSGHTHDALPEPVLVGDTIIVASGSNGKFVSRVDLDVREGRMLGFRHKLIPIFSDVITPDPDVTKVIDAQRAPFESALSEVIGQTADDQLLYRRGNFNGTWDDLICDALISEREADIALSPGVRWGPSILPGQDITREDIWNVTSMTYGEAYRTEMTGEFLHVVLEDVADNLFNPDPYYQQGGDMVRVGGLGYRIDVSKPQGERITEMTLLKSGEAIDPAKTYQVAGWASVNQGTEGPAIWDVVEAHIAKQGVVSLDPNNSVQVVGV